The nucleotide window TTTTAATATATTTCATAATTTATTGACCTAAAAACTTCGCCCAAACTCTTGTAGCTCTAATAAAATCATGACTAATTTCCCTTAATCGAAACTTTTTCAGTCGACGAGAAGTCTGAATATTCATTTGATTTATTCGGATTTTGCCTATTATAATAAAACCCAGCAAGTGAGTTTAAGAGGGGGATGCGAGATGACACAGGAAAAATTACTGATGAAGGCACTATCCATGGATATTATTACTGCCAAAATGTTTACAGAATTGGATACATCCATTACAAAGGCATTTGGAAAACATGGACAAGAACTGATTTTTAAAGGTTTGGAGGCTTATGGTTTGAAGGATGCGGAGCTATTAGCAATAAAAGCAACAGCAGAAGGTGAAAATCATACATTTTATAATTATTTACCATTTGAAATTGATGGCCCTATCCAGTATTCAGAGCTTACACCTTTCGCACGTTTCTCCAAAATGTTTGCCTATATCGCAAAAGAAGTTGTAGATGTTTATGGTGAGGACGGACAACTGGCAGTAAAAGAAGCAGTACGGATATATGGTGAAAAACGCGGAAGCGGCATTGCGCAACGTGCTCGTACAAATGGTTTGCCAAATTCAGTCGAAAATTATTTAAACAATTATGATATGGGGCGCAGCGACTTATTTAAAATCGATACGACATACAAAGAAAATGCCATTGAACAAACTTTCTGGCATTGTCCACTTGGGCAGCAATGGGCAGACGACAATATGCATGAATACGGTATTTTGTACTGTCAATCCATCGACCCGGCAGTGGCATATGGCTACAATAATAATTTTGAAGTAATCCATGATGAATATGTATTAAAAGAAGGTCAGTGTCATTTCATTTTCCAAATGAAGGATCCACAATCATGATTCAAATCGAACGTATTTCTAATAGACTAAATGAGGTCAACCGCATTGGGTTTGATGAACGGACGGGTGGCATCAACCGCCATTCCTTTACAATAGAAGAACAGCAGGCTATTGACCTTATCACACAATATATGCAAAGAGCGGGCATGTCTGTTTCAATCGATGCGATCGGGAATGTCATCGGGCAAATGGGACAAGGAGAGGAAACGATCATGTTGGGCTCCCATATTGATACAGTGCCAGATGGCGGACGCTTTGATGGACTTCTAGGTGTGATTGCTGCAATTGAAGTGGCACAAACCCTTTCGGAAAATCACTTTACATTCAATAAAACATTAAAAGTAGTGGCATTTAAAGATGAGGAAGGAACCCGTTTTGGTTTCGGTTTAATCGGCAGCAAAGCGATGGCAGGTTTATTAACCGAAGAACATTTACAAATGACCGATGCAAATGGTATTTCTATAGCGGAAGCGATGCAATCATTCAATTTATCCCCTGCCCTCATAAAGGAGGCAGAGATTCAGCCAATTTCCGCTTATTTAGAATTACATATTGAACAAGGAAAAGTACTGGAAAATTTAGATGTGCCCGTAGGAATTGTGACGGGTATTGCAGGACCGCTATGGCTTGAGGTGACAATTGAGGGATTACGTGAACACGCCGGTGCAACTCCGATGAACATACGCCAAGATGCTTTAACTGGAGCAAGTGAAATCATTGTGGAAATCGAAAAGATGATCCAACAATATGCACCCGCAGTGGCTACTGTAGGCAAGCTAAATGTTGAGCCGAATGGCATTAATGTAATTCCGGGTAAGGTTGTTTTTGTAATCGATTTACGAGATATTGATGAGCAGCTCATAACGAAGTATGAACAAAACATTTTGCAAATTGCCCAAACTATAGCACATCGTCGCCAATTAAAGCTGACAGTCCGTGAACTACAAAGAGTGAAGCCTGCCCAAGCAGATGCGGTTATTCAGCAATGCCTGGCAACACAAATCGAAAAACACAATCTGCCTGTTCACCATTTAGTAAGTGGTGCCGGACATGATGCCATGTTTTTAGCTCAAAAAGCACCGATGGGCATGCTGTTCGTCCGTTCAAAAGACGGTATTAGCCACAATCCTTTAGAGTATACAAGCTTAAAGGATATAGAAATAGCTACACATATTTTATATGACACGACTGTTGCATTATTAACAAAATAGTATAGTAGAAAATAATAATCGCACCCATTTGATTCTATGAATGGTATCAAACCTCCTGATTTGTGAGTCGTTGCTAAGACTCTCAATCCAGGGGGTTTTTTTATATAAAACCACCAAATCCCCTTCGGTAATATACCCCCGCCATTATTGAGACAATGTAAAGAAAGCATGTTAATGAATTGTAAATGAATTAATAAAAAGAGCCCTCCACCTAATATTTCTAATAAATCACAATTTACTAATTATTAATAATTTCCGAATACTTCCCTTTACATTTAACCCGTAATGTTATCGGTGGAGGTGAGGAAATGCTTATTGACTTGCATATGCATACAAATTGTTCAGATGGTGAGCTGACACCTGAGCAACTAGTCACTTTAATACGCGAACGACAGGTAACGCACTTTGCGATTGCAGATCATGACACCATAAAAGCATATGAACAACTCGCAAATACGGAAATTACGCACTCGACTTTAATTACGGCATTGGAATTTAATACAGATGGTCCAAACGGCGAACTACATATTTTAGGATATGGTCTGAATTTACAAAACGAACAGCTCATCCAATATTGCGAAATGCGCAGAGAAGAACGTATTCACTGGTCTAAAAAAATAGTGGTTAAGCTTCAGGAGCTCGGCTATCCAATCGATTATGAAAAGGTTCAACAGCGTGCTGAGGGCGGCATCATTGTACGTACCCATATTGCCGATGAACTTGTGTCATTAGGCTATTTTGAAAATGCTCAAACCGCTTATGAAAAGCTATTAACAAAAGGTTCCCCTGCCTTTGAAGTCCGAAAAGGGGCTACCTCAGCTGAAGCAATTCAGATGATTCATCATGCTGGCGGTTTGGCTGTGTTGGCACATCCAGGAATTTATAAGTTTGAATATTCTATAGAAAAAGTGCTGGCAGAAGGAATTGATGGCATCGAAGTATTTTATCCTCTTCATAGCGAGGACCAGATTATACATTTCAAACAAATCGCAGACAAATATAATCTGTATAAAACGGTTGGCAGCGACTTTCATGGTGTGAATTCCAGAAGCCCCTACTTACCCGGGTCTGTCGTTTACGAAGAAGCCGATGTTGTTCCTTTCCTCGAAGCATTAAGCAAAAAAAGTGGTGTGAACGTATGAATTTATATGCTTCAACTACGTTATTTTGGGGCCAACCTTTGGAAACTATTTTTCAAAAAGTACATGATGCCGAATTACAAGGAATTGAATTGTGGATGGAGCAAATGCAATTGGAAAATTGGTCGCTGCCGAAAATTGAACAGCTTATGCAGCAATACAATTTAGCCGTGTCTATCCATGCCCGGAGCTGGGACTTAAATTTAGCCTCGCTCAATGAAGAAATTCGGAATGCATCCGTTCATGAAATCATGAATGCGCTCTATATGGCCAAAGCATTAAACTGTCCATCGGTTACGATTCACCCAGGCCGAAAAATGATTGCCAGTCATCCACGTATAATTTACGAACAAGCGATGGATAAAAGTTTAGAAACATTATATGAAGAAAGTAAAAAAATCGGCGTTAACATTTCTCTTGAGTTGCTCGAAAAGCTCCCGAAAGAATTATATTTTGAACCCGAAGCATTAAATCGACTGCTCGAAAAGTATCCATCATTTAAAACGACATTCGATATTGCACATATTGGGCTGCAAGACAATATTGAAGAAAAACTTTGTCAGCTGCACAACATCGATAAAATTCATATTAGTGATGCGACCGAACAGAAATTTCATGTTGCGCTTGGTACGGGTCAATTGCGATTGCCGACAACACTTTGGCAGCGTATTGAAGAACAGAAAGTGCCCGTTGTGTTAGAGGGCTTATGCTATGACGATACGATGTTTACGCAACATCTCAACTATTTGAAGAAGCTGGAGATAATAAATCATGAACTTTTTAGTTACAAATGATGATGGGATCTTTGCACCTGGTGTCCGCGCTCTTGTCGAAGTTATCAGTAATTTTGGGCAAGTGTACGTTTGCTGTCCCGACCAGGAAAGAAGTGCCATTTCTCATTCAATTACATTACGGAAACCGTTAAACATTCAAAAAACCGATCTTTTCGGTGAGCATATTCAAGCGTGGTGCATTGATGGGACCCCTGCCGACTGTGTAAAACTAGCATTGGATGTCCTTATCAAAGAACCGATTGACTATATCATTTCCGGTATTAATCTCGGTTCAAATATTGGAAGGGACGTCTACTATTCCGGGACGATCAGTGCTGCAGTGGAAGGTGCTTCGCTCGGTTATAAAGCATTTTCCATATCTGTAGATGCCTATGATACGGAAAAATTAAATTTAAAATACCCAAAGCAATATTTATATCAATTTTTACAACATTTTCTTCACCAAGATTTAAAAAACGGGACGGTCTATAACATCAATCTTCCATATGTTGAGCCCGAACATTATTTAGGCCCTGTCGTGACCGATCTTGATTTATCGGTCAAACGCTACAAACATGTGCATATTGAAGACGGGATGGGACAGCTCTTTTATTGGCTAAAAGATCATCGTAAAACAATCGAAAGTGAAGCGGGCAATGCAGACTTTTCATTAATTACGCAAGGTTATTTAACCATTACCCCTTTAACCGTCAGCTTTATCAATCAAGATACATTACACCAAACCCAATTATTGATAGAAGGAGCTCTTAAAAAATGAAAAAAATGTGGATGACTGCGTTATTATCAACAGCAATTTTAGCAGCATGTGGATCAACTGAGGAAAATACTGAAAAAGAGGTTAATGCCAACGACAATACAGCAACTGATGCTGAAGCAACAATGGATGGAACAGTTAGCTTCTATACTTCCCAACCTGAAGCTGATGCGACAAAGCTGATTTCAGAGTTCAATAATTTATATTCAGAGGTAGAAGTTGAATTATTCCGTTCAGGAACAGAGGAAGTTGTCGGGAAGATCTTAGCGGAAAACACAGCCGGCGATATTCAGGCAGATGTGCTGTTACTGGCAGATCACGTAACATTTGAAAACTTGAAAAATCAGGATTTACTGGAAAGCTACGATTCTCCGGAGAAAGAAAATATTTCTGAAGAATTTATCGATAAGGACCTAACATATTACGGCACAAAAGTAATGGCAACAGTAATCGGTTATAACACAGAGGCGGTTACAGAAGCACCGACATCTTGGAGCGTATTATCAGAAAAGGCGAATGAAACGATTATGCCTAGCCCTCTTTATTCAGGTGCTGCTGCATACAATTTAGGAATTTTCACACGCAATGATCACTTCGGCTGGGATTATTATAAAGCATTAAAAGAAGGCAAAGCGACAGTTGTTCAAGGAAATGGTGCGGCATTAAAAGGCTTGCAGGCTGGTGAAAATAACTACGCCATGATTGTGGACTATTTAGTAAATAATGCGGCAAATGAAGGTTCACCGATCGCCATCGCTTACCCGGAAGAAGGTGTACCCGTCATTACAGAGCCAATCGCATTAGTAAAGGATGCGCAGGATGAAGAAGCAGCTCAGGCTTTCATCGACTTCGTTCTTTCTAAAGAAGGTCAGGAGCTTGCGGCAAGTTTAGGCTACGCACCAATCCGTTCAGATGTTCCAGCACCAGAAGGACTTAAAGGTGTAGATGAACTAAATGTATTATCAAGCGATGTAGAAGAGCTTTATAGTGGGCGCGAATCAGATAAAAATGAATTTAAAACATTATTCGGGGAATAAGAATGACGGATTTTACAACTCAAAGTAATACAAAAGCAACACAAAAATCTTCTGCTTTACTGTTATCGAA belongs to Solibacillus sp. FSL W7-1436 and includes:
- a CDS encoding sugar phosphate isomerase/epimerase family protein — protein: METIFQKVHDAELQGIELWMEQMQLENWSLPKIEQLMQQYNLAVSIHARSWDLNLASLNEEIRNASVHEIMNALYMAKALNCPSVTIHPGRKMIASHPRIIYEQAMDKSLETLYEESKKIGVNISLELLEKLPKELYFEPEALNRLLEKYPSFKTTFDIAHIGLQDNIEEKLCQLHNIDKIHISDATEQKFHVALGTGQLRLPTTLWQRIEEQKVPVVLEGLCYDDTMFTQHLNYLKKLEIINHELFSYK
- the surE gene encoding 5'/3'-nucleotidase SurE, whose amino-acid sequence is MNFLVTNDDGIFAPGVRALVEVISNFGQVYVCCPDQERSAISHSITLRKPLNIQKTDLFGEHIQAWCIDGTPADCVKLALDVLIKEPIDYIISGINLGSNIGRDVYYSGTISAAVEGASLGYKAFSISVDAYDTEKLNLKYPKQYLYQFLQHFLHQDLKNGTVYNINLPYVEPEHYLGPVVTDLDLSVKRYKHVHIEDGMGQLFYWLKDHRKTIESEAGNADFSLITQGYLTITPLTVSFINQDTLHQTQLLIEGALKK
- a CDS encoding L-2-amino-thiazoline-4-carboxylic acid hydrolase, coding for MTQEKLLMKALSMDIITAKMFTELDTSITKAFGKHGQELIFKGLEAYGLKDAELLAIKATAEGENHTFYNYLPFEIDGPIQYSELTPFARFSKMFAYIAKEVVDVYGEDGQLAVKEAVRIYGEKRGSGIAQRARTNGLPNSVENYLNNYDMGRSDLFKIDTTYKENAIEQTFWHCPLGQQWADDNMHEYGILYCQSIDPAVAYGYNNNFEVIHDEYVLKEGQCHFIFQMKDPQS
- a CDS encoding PHP domain-containing protein, whose amino-acid sequence is MLIDLHMHTNCSDGELTPEQLVTLIRERQVTHFAIADHDTIKAYEQLANTEITHSTLITALEFNTDGPNGELHILGYGLNLQNEQLIQYCEMRREERIHWSKKIVVKLQELGYPIDYEKVQQRAEGGIIVRTHIADELVSLGYFENAQTAYEKLLTKGSPAFEVRKGATSAEAIQMIHHAGGLAVLAHPGIYKFEYSIEKVLAEGIDGIEVFYPLHSEDQIIHFKQIADKYNLYKTVGSDFHGVNSRSPYLPGSVVYEEADVVPFLEALSKKSGVNV
- a CDS encoding Zn-dependent hydrolase → MIQIERISNRLNEVNRIGFDERTGGINRHSFTIEEQQAIDLITQYMQRAGMSVSIDAIGNVIGQMGQGEETIMLGSHIDTVPDGGRFDGLLGVIAAIEVAQTLSENHFTFNKTLKVVAFKDEEGTRFGFGLIGSKAMAGLLTEEHLQMTDANGISIAEAMQSFNLSPALIKEAEIQPISAYLELHIEQGKVLENLDVPVGIVTGIAGPLWLEVTIEGLREHAGATPMNIRQDALTGASEIIVEIEKMIQQYAPAVATVGKLNVEPNGINVIPGKVVFVIDLRDIDEQLITKYEQNILQIAQTIAHRRQLKLTVRELQRVKPAQADAVIQQCLATQIEKHNLPVHHLVSGAGHDAMFLAQKAPMGMLFVRSKDGISHNPLEYTSLKDIEIATHILYDTTVALLTK
- a CDS encoding ABC transporter substrate-binding protein, with translation MKKMWMTALLSTAILAACGSTEENTEKEVNANDNTATDAEATMDGTVSFYTSQPEADATKLISEFNNLYSEVEVELFRSGTEEVVGKILAENTAGDIQADVLLLADHVTFENLKNQDLLESYDSPEKENISEEFIDKDLTYYGTKVMATVIGYNTEAVTEAPTSWSVLSEKANETIMPSPLYSGAAAYNLGIFTRNDHFGWDYYKALKEGKATVVQGNGAALKGLQAGENNYAMIVDYLVNNAANEGSPIAIAYPEEGVPVITEPIALVKDAQDEEAAQAFIDFVLSKEGQELAASLGYAPIRSDVPAPEGLKGVDELNVLSSDVEELYSGRESDKNEFKTLFGE